One segment of Panicum virgatum strain AP13 chromosome 3K, P.virgatum_v5, whole genome shotgun sequence DNA contains the following:
- the LOC120701417 gene encoding glycine-rich cell wall structural protein 1.0-like, giving the protein MVAFKLRLRHFCFAVVLSSIAISCCRGQGGGAGAGGAAGGAGGAAGGAVVPGTQDAVQIVAQAALCFDNRQVMNGCLQAMGININGNGGGGNSNGNGGSGSGNGNGNGGSGNGNNNAGGGGGSNGNGSNGGGANNNGNGGSTASMCQGPCFGQMMLMMNCVNGILGNIQGYSPGLMQGVQAVFQMSCGNVGNGQQGGGGPAGGGGAGGPGVGGAGGAGGVGATGVGGVGGNGVAGVGGGTAGGGGAIGAGGVGGGAGSGGSVGGGGSTASNTVTAGGTASPNGGSHVAVSDPGEPTSGVGGPTPSLTSRFPSVLVAWACIWLLRLF; this is encoded by the exons ATGGTTGCATTCAAGCTGAGGCTGAGACATTTCTGTTTCGCAGTTGTGCTTTCATCCATTGCCATCTCTTGTTGCAGAG ggcaaggaggaggagctggtgctgGGGGAGCAGCAGGTGGTGCAGGGGGCGCTGCAGGTGGTGCGGTGGTGCCCGGAACACAGGATGCCGTCCAGATTGTCGCGCAGGCTGCTCTCTGCTTCGACAATAGACAG GTGATGAACGGGTGTCTCCAAGCAATGGGCATCAACATCAATggcaacggcggcggtggaAACAGCAACGGCAACGGTGGCAGTGGCAGTGGCAATGGCAACGGCAACGGTGGTAGCGGCAATGGCAACAacaacgccggcggcggcggcggcagcaacggCAATGGCAGCAACGGTGGTGGTGCCAACAACAACGGCAACGGCGGGTCAACGGCGAGCATGTGCCAAGGCCCGTGCTTCGGGCAGATGATGCTGATGATGAACTGCGTGAACGGCATCCTGGGCAACATCCAGGGCTACAGCCCAGGGCTCATGCAGGGCGTCCAGGCCGTCTTCCAGATGTCCTGCGGCAATGTCGGCAACGgccagcagggcggcggcgggccggctggtggtggaggtgccggTGGACCTGGTGTCGGAGGTGCCGGCGGTGCCGGTGGTGTAGGTGCTACTGGTGTCGGAGGTGTCGGCGGTAATGGTGTAGCCGGTGTCGGTGGTGGTACCGCTGGTGGCGGAGGTGCCATTGGTGCCGGAGGTgttggtggcggcgccggcagtGGCGGAAGTGTTGGCGGTGGCGGCAGTACGGCCAGCAATACTGTTACTGCTGGTGGTACTGCGAGTCCAAATGGAG GCTCACACGTGGCGGTAAGCGATCCAGGTGAGCCAAccagcggcgtgggcgggccCACTCCCAGCCTCACCAGCCGGTTTCCCTCGGTGCTAGTGGCGTGGGCGTGTATCTGGCTACTGCGGCTGTTCTAG